Proteins from a single region of Mytilus trossulus isolate FHL-02 chromosome 2, PNRI_Mtr1.1.1.hap1, whole genome shotgun sequence:
- the LOC134707776 gene encoding anhydro-N-acetylmuramic acid kinase-like has product MMSLFRSHNFRSGWKMVSFYTVGCMSGSSLDGIDLCYAEFTGAIVTDKWQYRILKAITVSYDSDWKSKLRSAKELMGEDLIKLHLEYGHFIGKTVKDFVEQEGIKNLDCVASHGHTIFHQPNLGYTFQLGDGETSAYYLKQPFVCNFRNKDVALGGQGAPLVPNGEKFLFNDNEICINLGGIANIGVKDLQGYDICPCNYVSNKLAAIHDPKLEYDPNGEISETGIVIKEILDKLDALHFYEQPPPKSLDGEWIEAEVLPILDISQNSIPDLLMSYTEHVTNRLTEACKLARDSLHAENKLIPETVLKVLVTGGGAFNKHLIRLLEGKLQDQGFILEQVDEVTIAFKEALIFAFLGLRCLLNQTNVFHSVTGSKADSVSGSIHRPAHYVNSDSRIIRYLLEKNKDRQTSCT; this is encoded by the exons atgatgagcttATTCAGAAGTCATAATTTTAGAAGTG GGTGGAAAATGGTTTCATTTTATACAGTTGGTTGTATGTCTGGTTCATCTCTGGATGGAATAGACTTGTGTTATGCTGAATTTACAGGGGCTATAGTAACTGATAAATGGCAATACCGGATACTGAAAGCTATTACTGTCTCATATGATAGTGATTGGAAATCAAAACTACGATCAGCGAAGGAACTTATGGGTGAAGATTTGATAAAACTACATTTAGAGTATGGACATTTTATTGGTAAGACTGTAAAAGACTTTGTTGAACAGGAAGGTATAAAAAATCTCGACTGTGTTGCATCACACGGACACACAATTTTCCATCAACCTAACCTTGGATACACGTTCCAGCTTGGAGACGGAGAAACGTCAGCCTATTACCTTAAACAACCTTTTGTTTGCAACTTCCGGAACAAAGATGTAGCTCTCGGGGGACAAGGTGCACCTCTGGTTCCGAATGGAGAAAAATTCTTGTTTAACGACAACGAAATATGCATTAATCTTGGTGGGATAGCTAATATCGGTGTGAAAGATTTACAAGGATATGATATTTGTCCGTGTAACTATGTGTCTAACAAACTGGCAGCTATTCATGATCCGAAATTAGAATACGACCCAAACGGCGAAATATCCGAGACAGGAATTGTAATTAAAGAGATACTTGATAAATTAGATGCATTGCATTTTTATGAACAACCTCCTCCAAAATCTCTAGATGGTGAATGGATTGAAGCTGAAGTATTACCCATCCTAGAC ATATCACAGAATAGTATTCCAGATCTTCTGATGTCTTACACAGAGCATGTTACCAACAGATTAACTGAAGCATGCAAACTCGCACGTGATTCACTTCATGCGGAAAATAAACTCATACCTGAAACCGTCTTAAAGGTTCTGGTAACAGGCGGTGGTGCTTTTAATAAACACCTAATAAGATTGCTTGAAGGTAAACTGCAAGATCAGGGATTTATACTAGAACAGGTCGACGAAGTAACTATTGCCTTCAAAGAAGCTTTAATATTTGCGTTCCTTGGTTTACGTTGTCTGTTGAATCAAACAAATGTTTTCCATTCTGTGACTGGAAGTAAAGCAGATTCCGTTTCTGGAAGCATCCATCGACCAGCACACTATGTCAACAGTGATTCTAGGATTATCCGATATCTTTTGGAGAAAAACAAAGACAGACAAACTTCGTgtacataa
- the LOC134707774 gene encoding uncharacterized protein LOC134707774: protein MASADPISDIISSIRTCSICKRECCDPRTLDCMHSLCYECLKGLIDRNSNQGDVSCPTCQCKIMSSGSSINDLGLESLGTASAFTDGRISTFQESGMLACKEHPNYLCEYFNADSFDLACEVCKINRPFCKMITEEAMKEVRNRQQARVKESLSTTNRELTEICESLKSRERQNLSKKDETVLGIMKYFADLKMQLLDYLTKHEKDVLDKLQIFTDTEMATVTQYTKLSFSLLESLGPCFASVNTISNDGDILNSFASYLNLDALLSTLEDFTTKATTIKQYVQDENEIRFVINTEFEDMMTEGDLINIELINSSTRSPGAVISNESNDSQSNHTRIDNHSVIDENTGSCDVTPTAANIAIRNEPSRGIVISVSSPDTDSDYQPEDESPPSYQELTSSSSTTYPNRQNTSPVTQNQYRFPPPNFNYSIRNTSNSPVSREHFTFPPPNSNNCGSNNSSSQPEPSAPNVDDFVITPFVPRGLTHGVSSGSITPPRTPSGTPADDNRLRFNPLIKFTVELRGRDRENPALTDLCWIDERALIAIDKRNRTAKVFNTRGSCLNAYKLNVDPQGCTVYRLPRQPCVYMAVTFPKQRNLSIYAIDTMNNYQINNKITKVTSKGYTCITFNENTNKFVCGSTNPFSLPTVDILDHEGNFLRTFIGSDAVRFCYPRYIRVNKEGIIGISDYKTSRVIFMTMEGAHEGVFDGSIRRNLGDPQGIGLYKNLFVVADTRKNHVYFVDSSSVVVDEVRQNSLLEKTPRFIDFSPSSNHTMAVGHGNGYISLYEVYDTSNPDLGSTV from the coding sequence ATGGCATCAGCTGATCCTATTTCTGACATTATATCGTCCATAAGAACATGCAGTATTTGTAAACGAGAGTGTTGTGATCCTCGGACTCTCGATTGTATGCACAGTTTGTGTTATGAATGTTTGAAGGGACTAATCGACCGGAACTCAAACCAAGGGGACGTGTCTTGTCCGACGTGTCAATGCAAAATTATGTCGTCTGGTTCTTCCATTAATGATTTGGGTTTAGAATCTTTAGGAACAGCTTCTGCGTTTACTGATGGAAGAATTTCCACTTTTCAAGAATCTGGTATGTTAGCTTGTAAGGAACATCCGAATTATTTGTGCGAGTATTTTAATGCAGATAGTTTTGATCTGGCATGCGAAGTCTGCAAAATTAACAGACCGTTTTGTAAAATGATTACCGAAGAGGCAATGAAAGAAGTTCGAAATAGACAACAAGCAAGAGTTAAAGAATCGTTGTCAACTACTAATCGAGAATTGACTGAAATTTGTGAATCTTTGAAATCTCGTGAACGTCAGAATTTGTCCAAGAAAGACGAAACTGTATTGGGCATCATGAAGTATTTTGCAGATTTAAAAATGCAGCTTTTAGATTATTTAACCAAACATGAAAAAGATGTCTTAGACAAACTTCAAATCTTCACTGATACCGAAATGGCAACTGTCACACAATACACTAAACTAAGTTTTTCGTTGTTAGAAAGTCTCGGTCCATGTTTTGCATCTGTGAACACTATTTCTAATGATGGCGATATATTGAATTCCTTTGCCAGTTACTTGAACCTTGATGCTTTGCTATCAACCTTGGAAGATTTTACCACAAAAGCAACAACAATCAAACAGTATGTTCAGGATGAAAATGAAATTCGTTTCGTTATAAACACGGAATTCGAAGATATGATGACCGAGGGGGATCTTATAAATATTGAGCTTATCAATTCTAGCACAAGATCGCCTGGCGCGGTGATATCCAATGAAAGCAATGATTCACAAAGCAACCACACCAGAATCGATAACCATTCCGTAATCGATGAAAATACTGGATCATGTGATGTCACACCAACAGCGGCTAATATTGCTATTAGGAATGAACCATCACGAGGAATAGTGATAAGCGTTTCATCTCCTGATACAGACAGTGATTATCAACCGGAAGACGAATCACCTCCATCGTACCAAGAATTAACCTCAAGTAGTAGCACGACATACCCAAATAGACAAAATACTTCACCAGTAACTCAGAATCAATATCGTTTTCCACCACCAAACTTTAACTATTCTATACGAAATACTAGTAACTCACCAGTGTCACGTGAACATTTTACCTTTCCACCACCAAACTCCAATAATTGCGGAAGTAATAATTCTTCGTCTCAACCTGAACCATCTGCTCCTAACGTCGATGACTTTGTCATAACACCATTTGTACCCAGAGGTTTAACACACGGTGTATCCTCCGGATCGATAACTCCACCAAGAACGCCATCAGGAACGCCAGCTGATGACAACAGGTTAAGGTTTAATCCTCTTATTAAATTTACGGTAGAATTAAGGGGAAGAGACCGAGAGAATCCTGCTTTAACAGATCTATGCTGGATAGATGAAAGGGCATTGATTGCAATAGATAAAAGAAACAGAACAGCCAAAGTTTTTAATACGAGAGGATCTTGTTTAAATGCCTATAAATTAAATGTCGATCCACAGGGGTGTACAGTATATAGACTGCCACGACAGCCGTGTGTATATATGGCAGTAACGTTTCCCAAACAGAGAAACCTTTCTATATACGCAATCGACACAATGAATAATTACCAAatcaataacaaaattactaaaGTAACAAGCAAAGGCTACACGTGTATAACGTTTAATGAGAATACAAATAAGTTTGTCTGTGGTTCTACTAACCCGTTTTCCTTGCCCACAGTAGACATTCTCGATCATGAAGGAAACTTTTTACGGACATTTATTGGGTCGGATGCTGTTCGATTTTGTTACCCAAGATATATTAGAGTAAACAAGGAGGGAATAATAGGTATTTCTGATTATAAAACGTCGCGTGTAATTTTCATGACCATGGAAGGAGCCCACGAAGGCGTTTTTGATGGGTCTATTAGAAGGAATTTAGGGGATCCACAAGGGATAGGATTATATAAAAACTTATTTGTTGTAGCCGACACAAGAAAGAATCATGTTTACTTTGTTGACTCATCTTCAGTAGTAGTCGATGAAGTAAGGCAGAATTCGTTACTGGAAAAGACTCCTAGATTTATTGACTTTTCACCTTCTTCTAATCATACAATGGCAGTTGGTCATGGGAATGGCTACATTTCGCTGTACGAAGTCTATGATACTTCGAACCCGGACTTAGGAAGTACTgtgtaa
- the LOC134707779 gene encoding sodium-dependent glucose transporter 1-like, whose translation MSQLGPSLLDLEKLTDSSLEEASWFVTATFIGYLCGSVISGGLFGRMNAFRIILIGLFILASTSAAIPFSVIYEVMVFMHILKGIGGGLLDAAGNSVFILKFREEESARSYMQTLHFIYAIGGILSPIATSPFLLPTPSNGNNETQWPSTTKSYDAMFSNAGMSGMLTTNIHGLNFTNTTNNDSTAYNDNKTDIEEKESILYRAYLISTGLCLTAAIPFLCLCWQSRSEYRMDTKNPDGMEYRHRKLPLSFKLLILVLMSLFIGVENGLEDTYFGFFTAFTVNQFQWTKQTGSYLVSVYWAAYAFGRFTAIFIVKHFKPSTLLRVYINIVLAGTIGIFLSTKFGFPTGIWIFSPLVGFSISVFFPSILLWTEEEFVPITGKVASLLMFSASLGSMINPIMIGYLMDNLSPTWFIYITLGQTIVLLVLVWTVSFVSRHANTYSFENEIQMSVELEENRKARRVSIASVISLPVLQLGASETQYSSSENACSRPRILSVSSV comes from the exons ATGAGCCAGCTTGGACCTTCCTTGTTGGATCTCGAGAAATTAACAGACAGTTCTTTGGAGGAAGCTTCTTGGTTTGTAACAGCAACTTTCATTGGTTATCTGTGTGGTTCAGTGATCAGTGGTGGACTGTTTGGACGAATGAATGCATTTCGAATCATTTTAATTGGCCTTTTCATATTGGCATCTACATCAGCTGCGATTCCCTTTTCTGTAATATATGAAGTTATGGTATTCATGCATATTTTAAAGGGAATAGGAGGTGGTTTATTGGATGCAG CTGGAAATTCTGTCTTTATTCTGAAGTTCCGAGAAGAAGAATCTGCCCGGTCGTACATGCAAACGCTACATTTTATTTATGCAATAGGTGGAATTTTATCACCAATTGCTACATCGCCATTTCTTCTGCCAACGCCCTCAAATGGAAACAATGAAACACAGTGGCCATCGACAACTAAATCATATGACGCAATGTTTTCCAATGCTGGAATGTCTGGTATGTTAACAACAAACATCCATGGTCTTAATTTTACCAATACGACTAATAACGATTCAACTGCTTACAATGACAACAAAACAGATATTGAAGAAAAAGAGTCCATTCTTTACCGAGCTTACCTGATATCAACAGGTTTGTGTCTAACTGCAGCGATTCcctttttatgtttatgttggCAAAGCAGATCCGAATATCGCATGGATACCAAGAATCCGGATGGAATGGAATATAGACATAGAAAACTACCTCTATCATTTAAATTACTCATACTCGttttaatgagtttatttataggAGTGGAAAATGGACTTGAAGACACGTACTTTGGTTTTTTTACAGCTTTCACAGTCAATCAGTTTCAATGGACGAAACAAACAGGCTCATATCTTGTCTCTGTTTACTGGGCGGCGTATGCATTTGGACGCTTTACTgcaatttttattgtaaaacattttaagccATCAACATTGTTACGAGTTTATATCAATATCGTATTAGCAGGCACAATTGGAATATTTCTTTCTACAAAGTTTGGATTTCCCACTGGAATTTGGATATTTTCACCACTGGTAGGATTTTCAATATCTGTGTTCTTTCCGTCGATACTTCTATGGACAGAAGAGGAGTTTGTTCCTATAACTGGAAAAGTAGCCTCTCTTCTGATGTTTTCTGCTTCACTTGGATCGATGATTAATCCGATAATGATAGGGTACTTAATGGATAACCTGTCTCCTACATGgttcatttatataacattggGTCAAACTATTGTCTTGCTTGTTTTAGTTTGGACTGTTTCATTTGTGTCCAGACATGCAAACACATATTCATTTGAAAACGAAATTCAAATGAGTGTTGAATTAGAAGAAAACAGAAAAGCTAGGAG AGTATCAATTGCAAGTGTCATTAGTTTACCTGTGCTACAACTTGGTGCGTCTGAAACGCAATACTCTAGTTCAGAAAATGCTTGTTCGCGACCTAGAATACTCAGTGTGTCAAGCGTCTGA
- the LOC134707778 gene encoding sodium-dependent glucose transporter 1B-like translates to MCESVMNRTGSLLHRLKTEPEYRLRFLTFLSLVWSFFILGWILGQFGPSIFDLQYITNTDLEGASFYYISHNVGYLIGSLISAVLIGRCDCNFLLFVTMCIYGISVFTIPWCFLPPAMLVAQAIRGLSGGLLDTVANSELLSLFGNQVSPYMQAMHFAFATGGIISPLVTAPFLTEQYDNGVNSSIINQSSLVMQTGNVQLDNASYHLNNLTTVERNTTFHSPKDSRIFIPYTISGVLAVSSSVSFLLVYIKSRRHAKRHIDEVKIDRNERRLSFLVKLVILTIMSIIFLLYTAMEDTIGAYVATFCVEQMNMTKEEGSYVTAVFWTFFAFGRLTGIPISNIVKSIPLVGIYSSILVISFLLLSFSPMINSSVTVWISTAVTGFAMSILFPTLFTWAEEDFLLVTGKIASLFIMTSTLGSITSPAVLGYLIEEVSPMWYSYILLGESVGVIIFFVIAIILKKKLPQLNDNNDRSNKEIKIDTNSSPERSVLMQDVPENKVA, encoded by the exons ATGTGTGAATCTGTGATGAATAGAACTGGGTCACTGTTACATCGGCTTAAAACAGAACCAGAATACAGATTAAGATTTCTGACATTCCTGAGCTTGGTCTGGTCATTCTTTATTTTG ggATGGATTCTTGGACAATTTGGGCCATCAATTTTCGATTTACAGTACATTACTAACACAGATTTGGAGGGAGCATCATTTTACTACATATCACATAATGTTGGATATCTGATTGGTTCGTTGATCAGCGCGGTTCTAATTGGGAGATGTGATTGTAATTTTCTGTTATTTGTGACAATGTGCATCTACGGCATTTCTGTATTCACAATACCGTGGTGTTTCCTGCCACCAGCCATGTTAGTAGCGCAGGCAATCAGGGGCCTATCAGGAGGCCTTCTAGATACAG TTGCAAATTCAGAGCTCTTGAGTCTATTTGGAAATCAAGTAAGTCCTTATATGCAGGCCATGCATTTTGCATTTGCTACAGGAGGAATAATCAGTCCTTTGGTCACGGCACCATTTCTAACAGAACAGTATGATAATGGTGTCAATTCGTCGATAATAAACCAATCATCATTAGTTATGCAAACTGGAAATGTACAATTAGATAACGCTTCATATCATTTGAATAATCTAACAACTGTGGAAAGAAATACCACTTTCCATTCGCCGAAGGATTCCCGTATATTCATTCCGTATACAATATCAGGTGTCCTCGCCGTGTCTTCATCTGTATCGTTTTTGCTTGTTTATATCAAATCCAGAAGACACGCCAAACGGCATATCGATGAGGTAAAAATTGATCGAAATGAACGTCGATTATCTTTCCTTGTCAAACTAGTAATTTTGACAATAATGTCCATAATTTTTCTACTATACACTGCGATGGAAGACACCATAGGTGCGTATGTTGCAACATTTTGTGTTGAACAGATGAACATGACTAAAGAAGAAGGATCTTATGTGACCGCCGTATTTTGGACTTTCTTCGCATTTGGGAGATTAACGGGAATCCCAATCAGCAATATAGTTAAGTCAATACCGTTGGTTGGTATATATTCATCTATACTTGTGATATCTTTTCTGTTGTTATCATTTTCGCCTATGATAAATTCTTCTGTCACCGTATGGATTTCTACTGCTGTGACTGGGTTTGCTATGTCTATATTATTCCCGACTTTGTTCACATGGGCAGAAGAAGACTTTTTATTGGTTACCGGTAAAATTGCGTCATTGTTCATTATGACATCAACTTTAGGGTCTATAACAAGTCCAGCGGTGTTAGGATATTTAATTGAAGAAGTTAGTCCGATGTGGTATTCATATATACTTCTTGGAGAAAGTGTAGGAGTGATAATTTTCTTTGTGATAGCCATTATTCTTAAAAAGAAGCTTCCACAATTAAATGACAATAATGACAGGTCtaataaagaaatcaaaattgatacaaattcTAGTCCTGAACGGTCTGTACTTATGCAGGATGTACCAGAAAATAAAGTCGCATAA
- the LOC134707777 gene encoding sodium-dependent glucose transporter 1A-like — translation MQKNDDVDQSVCIPPAEIASEDEELISSARMTTADAIPENDFDPSVCIPPAENPSEDEELIRSARMTTADAIPENDFDPSVCIPLAEIPSEDEELISSARMTPDDAIPEQNVLIDNDIKNQEDDATTKIKQSLKERLVKDDIFRRKFILWIFLCMSTGILGWVIGQLGPSLLDLKEITNCRLEEASFFLTSVFIGYLMGTIVSGAIYQRMNPFLLIFLGITTLGVTSAAIPWCSLYGIMISMHILKGFGFGVLDTAGNSVFISNFKNEKGIQSYLHAIHLMFAVGGFLSPIATAPFLMQDLPSPQMDENLNLTVYQNSSWLVTSSLPSILFIENKTDFSTLQYTLQTSNSSNLTDHDSHDRNITKGTQRLSVLYKAYLISAGLCFMLSIPFVFMCFSNNKTNKEEKSKQITKKLELPIRVKLSILFLMCLFLGIDNGMEDTFFGLFTTFVVVQLGWTKKSGSYITSLYWASFACGRLSAIFIGRRLKASKLLRYYINVFLLAMIGLFVSTMFAFDIGIWIFFPVMGFTVSVFFPSIFIWTQDFLTVAGKVSSILLVAASLGSMLNPILIGYLMDNYDSMWFAYITLADGIVMWIMVWIATYVSRYVKKYRVEVLNVECTEIQVPNAECTEIQENSS, via the exons ATGCAGAAGAATGATGATGTTGACCAAAGTGTCTGTATACCACCAGCTGAAATAGCGTCCGAGGATGAGGAACTCATAAGCAGTGCACGCATGACAACAGCTGATGCAATACCTGAAAATGATTTTGACCCAAGTGTCTGTATACCACCAGCTGAAAATCCGTCCGAGGATGAGGAACTCATAAGAAGTGCACGCATGACAACAGCTGATGCAATACCTGAAAATGATTTTGACCCAAGTGTCTGTATACCGCTAGCTGAAATACCGTCCGAGGATGAGGAACTTATTAGCAGTGCACGCATGACACCAGATGATGCAATACCtgaacaaaatgtattaattgacaatgacataaaaaatcaagaagatgatgcaacaacaaaaataaaacagtcattAAAGGAAAGATTGGTGAAAGATGATATTTTCAGACGTAAATTTATATTATGGATTTTTCTTTGTATGTCTACCGGTATTCTG GGTTGGGTTATTGGACAATTAGGTCCCTCGCTTCTGGACCTGAAAGAGATAACTAATTGTAGACTAGAAGAAGCTTCGTTTTTTCTGACGTCGGTGTTTATTGGCTATCTGATGGGAACGATTGTCAGTGGAGCTATTTACCAGCGGATGAACCCGTTCTTGTTGATTTTCCTTGGAATTACTACTCTCGGTGTTACGTCTGCGGCGATTCCATGGTGCTCTCTTTATGGGATAATGATTTCTATGCATATATTGAAGGGTTTTGGTTTTGGCGTTCTCGATACAG CTGGAAATTCTGTCTTTATTTCCAACTTTAAAAACGAGAAGGGAATACAGTCCTATCTACATGCTATACATCTAATGTTTGCTGTTGGTGGATTTTTGTCTCCAATAGCAACAGCTCCGTTTTTAATGCAGGATCTTCCTAGCCCACAAATGGacgaaaatttaaatttgaccGTCTACCAAAATTCTAGTTGGTTAGTAACATCAAGTTTACCCTCTATTTTATTCATAGAGAACAAAACTGATTTTTCAACATTGCAATATACATTACAGACGTCTAACAGTTCTAACCTGACAGATCATGATTCACACGATAGAAACATTACTAAAGGTACTCAGAGACTCTCAGTACTGTACAAAGCATATCTCATTTCAGCAGGCTTGTGTTTCATGCTTTCAATACCATTTGTGTTCATGTGTTTtagcaacaacaaaacaaacaaggaAGAGAAATCGAaacaaataactaaaaaattGGAATTGCCTATCCGTGTAAAATTAagcattctttttttaatgtgtcTTTTCTTGGGAATTGATAACGGAATGGAAGATACATTCTTTGGACTATTTACGACATTTGTTGTGGTTCAGCTTGGATGGACGAAGAAGAGCGGATCATACATAACTTCATTATATTGGGCATCATTTGCTTGTGGTCGTCTAAGTGCTATTTTTATTGGCCGAAGATTGAAAGCTTCCAAATTATTACGTTATTACATAAACGTTTTTCTTTTAGCAATGATTGGACTTTTTGTGTCAACAATGTTTGCTTTTGATATAggaatttggatattttttccAGTGATGGGATTTACAGTATCTGTATTCTTTCCATCTATATTTATATGGACGCAAGATTTTCTTACTGTGGCTGGAAAAGTGTCATCCATTTTATTAGTTGCTGCGTCGTTAGGCTCTATGCTTAACCcgattttgattggttatttAATGGATAATTACGATTCAATGTGGTTTGCGTATATTACACTAGCGGATGGTATAGTAATGTGGATCATGGTGTGGATAGCTACTTATGTTTCTcgttatgtaaaaaaatatcgtGTTGAAGTACTTAATGTTGAATGTACTGAAATTCAAGTACCTAATGCTGAATGTACTGAAATTCAAGAAAATAGTTCATAA